One window from the genome of Phycisphaerales bacterium encodes:
- the rplW gene encoding 50S ribosomal protein L23, with protein MHPSTVIKKPIVTERSTAAMADENRYTFLVDRRADKTSIKRAVESLYGVSVLGITTQVRKARERRLKYGYVQAPPTKKAIVRLAEGQTIDLF; from the coding sequence ATGCACCCGAGCACCGTCATCAAGAAGCCGATCGTCACCGAGCGCAGCACCGCTGCGATGGCCGACGAGAACCGCTACACGTTCCTGGTCGATCGCCGGGCCGACAAGACGAGCATCAAGCGTGCCGTCGAGTCGCTGTACGGCGTGAGCGTGCTGGGCATCACCACCCAGGTCCGCAAGGCTCGCGAGCGTCGGCTGAAGTACGGCTACGTGCAGGCACCGCCGACCAAGAAAGCCATCGTGCGGCTGGCCGAGGGCCAGACCATCGACCTGTTTTGA
- the rplD gene encoding 50S ribosomal protein L4, with product MDVPVYNMKGDSVGSMSIDEAVLGGSLNPELIKQAYVCYHANLRQGSARTKGRGEVAGSTRKIYKQKGTGRARHGNKKAPQFRKGGHAHEKRRTREDYHQTMPKKMRRKANLNALLAKLVDSEVRVVDSLSFDKPSTKAMADLLKALKIDRTVLLALPEGAIDARLSARNIDDITMCRSDQLTAWNLLNSRYVIIEKAELEAFLAGPHTQVGKDAKTEPRGRDAAQAATTEGEAA from the coding sequence ATGGATGTGCCGGTCTACAACATGAAGGGCGATTCGGTGGGCTCGATGTCCATCGATGAAGCCGTCTTGGGCGGGTCCTTGAACCCCGAGCTCATCAAGCAGGCGTACGTCTGCTACCACGCCAACCTGCGTCAGGGTTCGGCTCGCACGAAGGGCCGCGGCGAGGTCGCCGGTTCGACGCGCAAGATCTACAAGCAGAAGGGCACGGGCCGTGCACGCCACGGCAACAAGAAGGCCCCGCAGTTCCGCAAGGGCGGCCACGCGCACGAGAAGCGTCGCACCCGCGAGGACTACCACCAGACCATGCCCAAGAAGATGCGGCGCAAGGCGAACCTGAACGCCCTGCTCGCCAAGCTGGTCGACAGCGAGGTCCGCGTCGTCGACAGCCTGAGCTTCGACAAGCCCTCGACCAAGGCGATGGCCGACCTGCTCAAGGCCCTCAAGATCGATCGAACCGTGCTTCTGGCGTTGCCCGAGGGCGCCATCGACGCCCGCCTGAGCGCCCGCAACATCGACGACATCACGATGTGCCGCAGCGACCAGCTGACCGCGTGGAACCTGCTCAACAGCCGCTACGTGATCATCGAGAAGGCCGAGCTCGAGGCCTTCCTGGCCGGCCCGCACACGCAGGTCGGCAAGGACGCCAAGACCGAGCCCCGTGGCCGCGATGCCGCCCAGGCCGCAACCACCGAAGGGGAGGCCGCCTGA
- the rpsC gene encoding 30S ribosomal protein S3, producing MGQKIHPFGFRLGVTEAHRSRWYAPKAIYGELLVEDQKIREYLDKRLNRNPGRPHAAVASVEIERTREELVVLIRTARPGVVIGPKGAEVERMTEELQLMTGRKVSIKIIEIKNPDMSAQLVAANVAEQLSRRSSFRRVVKMRAESVMQNGAKGVKIQISGRLGGAEMSRRLDVRLGALPLSTLQANIDYGFEEARTTAGRIGVKVWIYKGEYEAQDEETTSKAAGARVRSRGRR from the coding sequence ATGGGACAGAAGATCCACCCCTTCGGCTTCCGCCTGGGAGTCACCGAAGCCCACCGCAGCCGCTGGTACGCGCCCAAGGCCATCTACGGCGAGCTGCTGGTCGAAGACCAGAAGATCCGCGAGTACCTCGACAAGCGGCTCAACCGCAACCCGGGCCGCCCGCACGCTGCCGTCGCGAGCGTCGAGATCGAACGCACGCGTGAGGAGCTTGTCGTGCTCATCCGCACGGCCCGCCCGGGCGTGGTGATCGGCCCCAAGGGCGCCGAGGTCGAGCGCATGACCGAGGAGCTGCAGCTCATGACGGGCCGCAAGGTCTCGATCAAGATCATCGAGATCAAGAACCCCGATATGAGCGCCCAGCTCGTGGCCGCCAACGTGGCCGAGCAGCTCAGCCGCCGCAGCAGCTTCCGCCGCGTCGTGAAGATGCGGGCCGAGAGCGTGATGCAGAACGGCGCCAAGGGCGTGAAGATTCAGATCTCGGGCCGCCTGGGCGGGGCCGAGATGAGCCGTCGCCTGGACGTGCGTCTGGGCGCGCTGCCGCTCTCGACGCTGCAGGCGAACATCGACTACGGCTTCGAGGAGGCCCGCACCACGGCCGGCCGCATCGGCGTGAAGGTGTGGATCTACAAGGGCGAGTACGAGGCCCAGGACGAAGAGACGACCTCGAAGGCCGCGGGCGCCCGCGTTCGCAGCCGGGGTCGCAGGTAA
- the rplC gene encoding 50S ribosomal protein L3: MAGGNNKLGLIGRKIGMTRVYEDGVSIPVTAIEVQPAVVTQVRTPERDGYSAIQIGGDDARPRRATFQIMGHDHKAGTGPKAVHAEYRMDEAEAGEFELGQTISVDHFQGFKFVDVTGTSKGKGFAGTMKRHNFKGMRATHGVERKHRSPGSIGGHANNAGMSGRIKKGKKMNGQMGNERVTVRNLDVIRVEADRNLLLVKGPVPGANGGVVHIRPAIRLRPSKAAAQEAAAG; this comes from the coding sequence ATGGCAGGCGGAAACAACAAGCTGGGACTCATCGGTCGCAAGATCGGCATGACCCGCGTCTACGAGGACGGCGTGTCCATCCCAGTGACGGCCATCGAGGTGCAGCCCGCGGTGGTCACCCAGGTGCGCACGCCCGAGCGTGACGGCTACTCGGCCATCCAGATCGGTGGCGACGACGCCCGCCCCCGCCGCGCCACGTTCCAGATCATGGGCCACGACCACAAGGCCGGCACCGGCCCCAAGGCCGTGCATGCCGAGTACCGGATGGACGAGGCCGAGGCCGGCGAGTTCGAGCTGGGCCAGACAATCTCGGTCGACCACTTCCAGGGCTTCAAGTTCGTGGACGTGACCGGCACCAGCAAGGGCAAGGGCTTTGCCGGCACCATGAAGCGGCACAACTTCAAGGGCATGCGCGCCACGCACGGCGTGGAGCGCAAGCACCGCTCGCCCGGATCGATCGGCGGCCATGCCAACAACGCAGGCATGAGCGGCCGGATCAAGAAGGGCAAGAAGATGAACGGCCAGATGGGCAACGAGCGCGTCACCGTTCGCAATCTCGACGTCATCCGGGTGGAGGCTGACCGCAACCTGCTGCTGGTGAAGGGCCCCGTGCCCGGCGCTAACGGCGGCGTGGTCCACATCCGCCCGGCGATTCGCTTGCGGCCGAGCAAGGCCGCCGCCCAGGAAGCCGCCGCCGGCTGA
- the rplB gene encoding 50S ribosomal protein L2 codes for MAIRVYKPTSPGRRNASVNLHVEVDKKRPEKSLLSPIKKTGGRNHTGVITVRGRGGGAKRMYRKIDFKRKDRDGIAAKVIGIEYDPNRTSHIALLEYADGVKRYVIAPKGLKTGMTVQTSSDSAVEPTVGNCMPLRFIPSGMEVHCIEMSPGKGAQLCRSAGSSARLTNREGKYATLVMPSGETRRVSLDCRAVVGAVGNSDHQNRRLGKAGISRHLGRRPITRGVAKSHHAHPLGGGEGRSKGNRTPVSPSGVDAKGGGTRNKKQYSTQLIIRRRRSKRYGQLSK; via the coding sequence ATGGCCATCCGTGTCTACAAACCAACCTCGCCCGGCCGGCGCAACGCCTCGGTCAACCTCCATGTGGAGGTCGACAAGAAGCGCCCCGAGAAGTCGCTGCTCAGCCCGATCAAGAAGACGGGCGGCCGCAACCACACCGGCGTGATCACCGTGCGCGGCCGCGGCGGCGGCGCGAAGCGGATGTACCGCAAGATCGACTTCAAGCGCAAGGACCGCGACGGCATCGCGGCCAAGGTCATCGGGATCGAGTACGACCCCAACCGCACGAGCCACATCGCGCTGCTCGAGTACGCCGACGGCGTGAAGCGCTACGTCATCGCGCCGAAGGGCCTCAAGACCGGCATGACGGTGCAGACCTCCAGCGACTCGGCGGTCGAGCCCACCGTTGGCAACTGCATGCCGCTGCGGTTCATCCCTTCGGGCATGGAGGTGCACTGCATCGAGATGTCGCCGGGCAAGGGCGCGCAGCTGTGTCGGTCGGCTGGCTCGTCGGCCCGCCTGACCAACCGCGAGGGCAAGTACGCCACGCTGGTGATGCCCTCGGGCGAGACGCGTCGCGTGAGCCTGGACTGCCGGGCGGTGGTGGGGGCCGTGGGCAACAGCGACCACCAGAACCGCCGCCTGGGCAAGGCCGGCATCTCGCGGCACCTCGGCCGCCGGCCGATCACCCGCGGCGTGGCCAAGAGCCACCATGCCCACCCGCTGGGCGGTGGTGAGGGCCGCAGCAAGGGCAACCGCACGCCGGTGAGCCCTAGCGGCGTGGACGCCAAGGGCGGCGGCACCCGCAACAAGAAGCAATACAGCACGCAGCTGATCATCCGTCGCCGCCGCAGCAAGCGGTACGGGCAGCTGTCCAAGTGA
- a CDS encoding efflux RND transporter periplasmic adaptor subunit, with translation MNIAASGTIGIIAAAGLTFLAGCDDTEGTIGASAPIARPVKVATAQQKADEISRVYPGFVNANDSVRLSFEVAGRLVEYPVANGSSLQAGDLIGRIDPRDYQNQVDAARALVTAARAKLERMRRAHEKNAVSGIEVIEQQAVLASAVARLNITQKALDDTELRAPYDGVVARTLTSSFAEVAAGQGVVLFESEDVIELEISIPEQDIVHASESNPGRFLATFDSLPGRSFPLTFKEVDTQGDSVTQTYRVGLTMPSPEDVHILPGMTAEVTWSRPSLDASSGVLVPASALFATPNGDTHVWVINRDSMIVSKRHVRQGGIAEGAMATILDGLEPGEMVASAGVNHLDDGVTVRLLNPTRLSASDR, from the coding sequence ATGAATATCGCCGCGTCAGGCACCATCGGCATCATCGCCGCGGCCGGGCTCACCTTCCTCGCCGGGTGTGACGACACCGAGGGCACGATCGGGGCCAGCGCGCCGATTGCGCGTCCAGTGAAAGTCGCTACCGCTCAGCAGAAGGCCGACGAGATCTCGAGGGTCTATCCCGGATTCGTGAACGCGAATGACTCCGTGAGGCTCTCATTCGAGGTCGCCGGGCGATTGGTGGAGTACCCAGTCGCCAACGGCAGCAGCCTGCAAGCGGGAGACCTCATCGGACGGATCGACCCGCGCGACTACCAGAACCAGGTGGACGCTGCTCGAGCACTCGTGACCGCTGCCCGGGCGAAGCTCGAGCGCATGCGGCGTGCCCATGAGAAGAACGCCGTCAGCGGGATCGAGGTCATCGAGCAGCAAGCGGTACTCGCTTCTGCGGTGGCGAGACTCAACATCACTCAGAAAGCTCTGGACGACACGGAGCTGCGAGCCCCTTACGACGGAGTCGTTGCCCGGACGTTGACGAGTTCATTCGCAGAGGTCGCGGCCGGCCAGGGCGTCGTGCTGTTCGAGTCTGAGGACGTCATCGAGCTGGAGATCTCGATCCCCGAGCAAGACATCGTCCATGCGAGCGAGTCTAACCCCGGCCGGTTCCTGGCCACCTTCGACTCACTGCCTGGACGATCCTTCCCGCTCACGTTCAAAGAAGTCGACACGCAGGGCGACTCGGTCACGCAGACGTACCGAGTGGGACTGACGATGCCCTCGCCGGAGGACGTCCACATACTCCCGGGCATGACGGCAGAGGTGACGTGGTCGCGCCCTTCGCTCGATGCAAGCAGCGGCGTCCTGGTTCCGGCCAGCGCGTTGTTCGCGACACCGAACGGTGACACGCATGTCTGGGTCATCAATCGAGACTCCATGATCGTGTCCAAGAGGCACGTGCGACAGGGCGGCATCGCCGAGGGCGCGATGGCCACCATCCTCGATGGGCTTGAGCCCGGAGAGATGGTCGCCTCGGCGGGCGTGAATCACCTCGACGACGGTGTCACGGTTCGGCTCTTGAACCCAACCCGGCTGTCGGCCAGCGACCGGTGA
- the rpsS gene encoding 30S ribosomal protein S19: MGRSLKKGPFVDEKLYTKVMKQQESGEREPIKTWARRCTIVPEFVGHTFQVHNGRAFLEVFVTEDMVGHKLGEFSLTRTFRGHTNKKEGIKSGK; the protein is encoded by the coding sequence ATGGGTCGTAGCCTCAAGAAGGGTCCGTTCGTCGACGAGAAGCTGTACACGAAGGTGATGAAGCAGCAGGAGTCGGGCGAGCGCGAGCCCATCAAGACCTGGGCCCGCCGGTGCACCATCGTGCCCGAGTTCGTGGGCCACACGTTCCAGGTGCACAACGGGCGTGCGTTCCTGGAGGTGTTCGTGACCGAGGACATGGTGGGCCACAAGCTCGGCGAGTTCTCCCTGACGCGCACCTTCCGGGGCCACACGAACAAGAAGGAAGGCATCAAGTCGGGCAAGTGA
- the rplV gene encoding 50S ribosomal protein L22 → MARFVSEVRFHRGSTQKARLVADLIRGKSVDEALNLLNFSQKRASDNMSKALNAAIADAEQADADVTELFVVESRVDEGPQIKRFRPKDRGRAHPIIKQTSHITVGVQERA, encoded by the coding sequence ATCGCCCGCTTTGTCAGCGAGGTCCGCTTCCACCGCGGCAGCACGCAGAAGGCGCGGCTGGTTGCCGACCTCATCCGCGGCAAGTCGGTGGACGAGGCGCTCAACCTGCTGAACTTCAGCCAGAAGCGCGCCTCGGACAACATGTCCAAGGCCCTCAACGCGGCCATCGCCGACGCCGAGCAGGCCGACGCGGACGTGACCGAGCTCTTCGTGGTCGAGAGCCGCGTGGACGAGGGCCCGCAGATCAAGCGGTTCCGCCCCAAGGACCGCGGCCGGGCCCACCCGATCATCAAGCAGACCAGCCACATCACCGTGGGCGTCCAGGAGCGAGCGTAA
- the ruvB gene encoding Holliday junction branch migration DNA helicase RuvB: MALDRVIAPTATDIADEHAGWALRPQRLAEYVGQRDTLERLAIAVQAARGRGESLDHVLLHGPPGLGKTTLAHVIAAEMGTKVHVTSGPALSRGTDLVAALTRLESGDVLFIDEIHRTPAAVEEFVYPAMEDFRVDVTLDAGLNARTVQIKCKPFTLIGATTRAGLLSAPLRSRFGLIHHLRFYEVAELAAIVERSAGLLGLAIEASAIDAIARRSRGTPRIANRLLRRVRDFASVRSDGTATAGTVDEALSLEGVDALGLDELDRTYLRTIGTTYKGGPVGLEALAATMNEDPGTLEDMVEPFLLKLGFVARHRRGRELTEPGATHVGVDAPTRPASERAALFDD; the protein is encoded by the coding sequence ATGGCCCTTGATCGAGTGATCGCCCCCACCGCCACCGACATCGCCGACGAGCACGCCGGCTGGGCCCTGCGGCCGCAACGCCTTGCCGAGTACGTAGGCCAGCGCGACACGCTCGAACGGCTGGCAATCGCGGTGCAAGCGGCACGCGGTCGTGGCGAGTCGCTCGATCACGTGCTGCTTCACGGCCCGCCCGGCCTGGGCAAGACCACGCTGGCGCACGTCATCGCCGCCGAGATGGGCACGAAGGTGCACGTCACCAGCGGGCCGGCACTCTCGCGGGGCACCGATCTGGTTGCTGCGCTGACGCGCCTGGAGTCTGGCGACGTGCTCTTCATCGACGAGATCCACCGCACGCCGGCGGCCGTCGAGGAGTTCGTGTACCCAGCCATGGAAGACTTCCGCGTCGACGTCACGCTCGACGCGGGGCTGAACGCGCGGACCGTGCAGATCAAGTGCAAGCCCTTCACGCTGATTGGGGCCACGACACGGGCGGGCCTGTTGAGCGCGCCTTTGCGCAGCCGGTTCGGGCTCATCCACCACCTTCGCTTCTACGAGGTCGCCGAGCTGGCGGCCATCGTCGAGCGCAGCGCGGGCCTGCTGGGCCTGGCGATCGAGGCGTCGGCCATCGATGCCATCGCGCGCCGCAGCCGGGGCACGCCGCGCATCGCCAACCGGCTGCTGCGCCGGGTGCGGGACTTCGCGTCGGTCCGCTCGGACGGCACCGCGACGGCGGGCACGGTCGACGAGGCCCTGTCGCTCGAGGGCGTCGACGCGCTGGGCCTGGACGAGCTCGACCGCACGTACCTGCGGACCATCGGCACGACCTACAAGGGCGGGCCCGTAGGCCTCGAAGCCCTGGCCGCCACCATGAACGAGGACCCCGGCACGCTCGAGGACATGGTCGAGCCCTTCTTGCTCAAGCTCGGGTTCGTCGCGCGGCACCGCCGCGGCCGGGAATTGACCGAGCCGGGTGCTACTCACGTAGGCGTAGACGCACCCACGCGACCGGCCTCGGAACGTGCCGCGCTGTTCGACGACTAG
- the rpsJ gene encoding 30S ribosomal protein S10, producing the protein MQGGRIRIRMEAYDHIALDASAREIVDHAKRTNARVAGPVPLPTRIERYTVLRGPFIDKKSREQFEIRTHKRIIDIHEPNARTVEALNRLVVPAGVFVKIKA; encoded by the coding sequence ATGCAAGGCGGTCGCATTCGAATTCGGATGGAAGCGTACGACCACATCGCCCTCGATGCTTCGGCACGAGAGATCGTGGATCACGCCAAGCGGACCAACGCCCGAGTGGCCGGTCCGGTCCCCCTGCCGACTCGCATCGAGCGGTACACGGTGCTCCGTGGCCCGTTCATTGACAAGAAGAGCCGCGAGCAGTTCGAGATCCGCACGCACAAGCGGATCATCGACATCCACGAGCCCAACGCCCGCACGGTCGAGGCGCTGAACAGGCTGGTGGTGCCCGCGGGTGTCTTCGTGAAGATCAAGGCCTGA